ATATTGTCAAGATATTGTTTAATATTTAAACTAAGCTTAGTTTTCGACGTAAGAATTAGTGATTGATTATTGTATTTGAACTCTCAACATTGGGAACTTAAACATTGTTATAAATTTATAAGCATTCATTGTTTTTTACGTATTTCTATAGATAATAATTACACACGTAAACTTTTGttcaaattgttttttaaaGTAGATGATCATATATAATGATTCaaccaaaaaaatagaaaaattatcaatgaaagaataaaaagaTGAGACAGATTTTCAATCCGACCCGATTCATgagaaaaatattacaatttatgCATCTGTTTTAATGAAATTGAATCAATTGATATGTGAAACCGTTGgcataaataaatttactttaaaataattaaaaaaaagatgttATTAAAATAGATCACGTGATATGCACGTGACGGAGGCCCGATGTCAACTGTCTCTTCCGGGCGGCAGTTGAGTGAGCTTCCACTTCGCTTACTCAGTAATGCTTTGCTTCCATGTCACCCACTTCCCCCCCATTTCATACATCACATCTATaacgccgccgccgccgccaccaccaccaccgtcGTCCGTCGGCCTCGATGGATTCTCTCCTCCCCAGAAGCGGCTCCACCACGCAAAATTCATTAAAATCAATAACCCCGGAGGAGATCCGCTCCGAATTCTCCCATCATGACCCCACAGTGGCCCGCATAAACAACGGAAGCTTCGGGTGCTGTCCAGCCACAATTATCGCTGCCCAACAGCGCCACCAGCTCCTCTTCCTTCGTCAGCCAGATTATTTCTATTTCAACACACTCAAGCCCTCCATCTTCGAAACCCGTCGCCTAATCCAGACTCTCATCAACGCGGACAATCCAGATGAAGTCTCCGTCGTGGATAACGCCACCACCGCCGCAGCTATCGTCCTACAGCATACCACCTGGTCTTTCTTCTTATCTCGTTTTCATCCCGGTGACGCCGTTATCATGCTCCACTATGCATACGGAGCCGTCAAGAAGTCCGTCCACGCGTACATTTCTCGCGCCGGTGGCCATGTCATTGAGGTGCACCTTCCTTTTCCTGTGAAATCTAGTTctgatattatatttgaatttcaaaagGCTCTTcaaaaagggaaagaaaatgGTAGAAAGATTAGATTGGCTGTCATCGATCATATAACTTCAATGCCCTGTGTAATAATCCCTGTGAAAGAGCTTGTGAGAATGTGTAGAGACGAGGgtgttgataaaatatttattgatgGGGCACACGCCATTGGCAATGTGGATTTAGACATGAAGGATATAGGCGCTGAGTTTTACACTAGTAATTTGCACAAGTGGTTGTTTTGCCCGCCATCTGCAGCATTTTTGTATTGTAAGATGTCGGAAGAATCCTCTGACTTACACCACCCTGTAGTGTCTCATGAATACGGTAATGGGTTAGCAATGGAGAGTGCCTGGACCGGGACGAGGGACTATAGCTCTCAATTAGTTTTGCCAGAGGTTATGGAATTCTTGAATCGGTTTGAGGGTGGCATATATGGGATTATGCAGAGGAATCACCAGGCAGTGATAGAGATGGCAGAAATGTTAGTAGACGCATGGGGGACAGAATTGGGGACTCCTCTGGATATGTGCTCGAGTATGGCTATGGTGGGAATGCCCACTTGTTTGGGGATTAAGAGTGATTCAGATGCATTGAAATTGAGGGCTAATTTGAGAACTGTTTTTAAGGTTGAGG
The Primulina huaijiensis isolate GDHJ02 unplaced genomic scaffold, ASM1229523v2 scaffold207124, whole genome shotgun sequence DNA segment above includes these coding regions:
- the LOC140966555 gene encoding probable L-cysteine desulfhydrase, chloroplastic, translated to MDSLLPRSGSTTQNSLKSITPEEIRSEFSHHDPTVARINNGSFGCCPATIIAAQQRHQLLFLRQPDYFYFNTLKPSIFETRRLIQTLINADNPDEVSVVDNATTAAAIVLQHTTWSFFLSRFHPGDAVIMLHYAYGAVKKSVHAYISRAGGHVIEVHLPFPVKSSSDIIFEFQKALQKGKENGRKIRLAVIDHITSMPCVIIPVKELVRMCRDEGVDKIFIDGAHAIGNVDLDMKDIGAEFYTSNLHKWLFCPPSAAFLYCKMSEESSDLHHPVVSHEYGNGLAMESAWTGTRDYSSQLVLPEVMEFLNRFEGGIYGIMQRNHQAVIEMAEMLVDAWGTELGTPLDMCSSMAMVGMPTCLGIKSDSDALKLRANLRTVFKVEVPIYYREPVEGEVDPITGYARISHQ